In Ruegeria sp. YS9, the genomic window GGCGCACGGCGGCAGATGTTGATCTGGTGATCTGCGCGGCCTCGAACCACGAGCGCGCCTATCCGGCAATTGCGATCGAAATTCAGCAGGAACTGGGGATCGACGGGTTCGGCTTTGACATGAACGTCGCCTGTTCGTCGGCCACGTTCGGCATTCAGGCTGCGGCGGATATGGTGCGGTCGGGATCGGTGCGTGCGGCGTTGGTGGTGAACCCCGAAATCTGCTCGGGCCATCTGGAGTGGCGCGACCGCGATTGTCATTTCATCTTTGGCGATGTGGCGACAGCGACGCTGATCGAACGGATCGAAGACGCCAAAGGCCCGCATTTCGAGATCTTGTCGACTCGTTGCGCCACGGCGTTTTCCAACAATATTCGCAACAACAACGGCTTTCTGCGCCGCTCGCGCCCTGACGGGCTGACCGACCGGCGTGACATGCAGTTCACGCAGAACGGTCGGAAAGTATTCAAAGAGGTACTGCCGATGGTCAGCAAACATATCAGCGACCACATGAATGCCGAAGGAGTTGGGAACTCTGATCTGAAACGCCTGTGGCTGCATCAGGCCAACAAGACGATGAATGACTTCATCGGCAAGAAGGTTCTGGGCCGCGAACCCGAACCGGGCGAGCAACCAAACATCCTTCAGGATTATGCCAACACGTCATCTGCGGGGTCGATCATCGCGTTTTCGAAATATTCCGACGACTTGCAGGAAGGGGATCTTGGCCTGATCTGTTCCTTCGGCGCCGGGTATTCCGTTGGGTCGGTGATCGTGAAACGCCACGCCTGATGGCCGGTTCTGTCCGGCCTAGCGTGCCGCCGTCACTTTGAAGACCTGGAACGCCGCATCTTCCGTAGTTTGTACCCGCGTGAGGTAGCCAGGGATTTCACCTGCAACCAAGTGCGATTGCAAACCACGACCCTGTGAGGCCCAGGACCAGAATTCGGCACGCGGCGCGGACGTGCAGAGCATGACGTAATCCACATCCAGCTCGGTCAGACGTGATCCGATCTGAGAAGCGTCCGAGCGGAACAGTTCGATCTGCGCCAGAATTCCAGCCTGATTCCGATGGTAATTGCCCGCCAGAACGGAATGGTCGGTATGGCGCAGAACGTTTGCGGCAAAGTCGAAATCAACAAGAACTCTTCCGGCTGGAAGATCACGCAGGGCCGCATAGGCTTGGGGCGTTTTGCAGGATGCGCCCGAGTTTTGCCGTGACTGTCGGGCCGGCATCGCGGATGCGGCAAGGGACGGCCCGGCAAAACGCCCCAGTTGCTCATCGATACTGGCCCCGGTTTTCGGCGAGATGCAGAGGATGAACGCAACCATCGCAAGCCCTGACAACGCGCGGCGACTGCTCGCATAGCGGGTGTAAAGGACACGCAGGATCTGCGCCTGGACGGCCACCAGCGAAACACCCAGGAATGTCATCATTCTGGACTGATAGAGGAACACCACCAGGCCGGTCACGATCAGGGCCAGAAACAGGGCGTATTCCAGTTTGAACGGGGATCTGACTGCAAAGATCAGGGCGGCTGCCATGCACAGGATCGACATTGCGATCAGGGCCAGCGCTTCGCCCCGGTGCAGTTGCAGAATGACGTTGATCTTCTGGGCTTCCGCCACCTGGCTCAGCCAGTAGTCGCGCATGTCCTGCGGCAGGGCTTCGATCGGGTTGCTGAGACAATGCGGGGCGAAACCGTAAGCGCAGGCCAATGTCACCACTCCGACCGCAACACATGCGCCGATGCGGCCCCAAAGCGACCAGCCAGACCCGATCCAGGCCGCAATGCAAAGACCCACCGCGGCGACGCTCGCCGGCAACGCCACACTGAGTGTCAGGGCGTCACAGCTTGGAAACAGAAAGGCCTGGTGTCCGGTTGTTGCGAGGCTGGTCAGCACAAGCGTCAGGACCAACCCGACGCCAAACGCCATGGTCCGGCGACGGGCCGGGTCGCCATTGATGATCCAATCAACGGCAAAGAAAATTGCGACGAGTGCGATCTGCAATATCGATTCGGTGCCTATCGATACCGAAAGCGCCAGGCAGGCACCCAACAACCATCCGGCATATGGTTTGTCCCTGCGCAATGCGAACAACATCAGGGCCGTGGCGAACAGAAGAATCTGAGCATTGTGGTGATCAAACGAAAAATAGTCGAACTTCCGCGAGTGTTCGAGCGCCAACACACCCACAACCAGCGCCGAAACAGCGCCTTCCCGCGCGCCCAAAACGTTTCCCGTCACGGCAAAGGCCCACAAGGTCAGACCCGCCAAAAGTGAGGGCCAGACGAATGCCGTCACCTGAAGGGCCATATCGGGCGGCAAAACCAACCCGAATGTTCCGTAGAGCAAGGCAATCGGTGCGTCGATCAGTCGGGACCAATGCATCAACGTACCGCCCTCGGGGCCCAGCCGATACTGATGGCTGTCGAACCAGCCCTGCCCCTGCAACAGATCCTGCACGACCACCCAGCGCATTACGTCATCAGAGCCTTCCTGATGACCACTCAGGGCCATAAGAACCAGAAGGGCCGCATAGGCGCATACAAAAAATCGCAGAACCACACGGTCTGCGAAAAGACTGTATGTTCCCTGCGAATTCTGCATGGTCCTCTGCCCTTGACGCTCTTGCCCGCGACGGACCTTAAAGGACAGACGTGACTGAATTGAGGCAAAAACCACAGTCAGCGTTTCTGCCTTCTCGCGCATGAAAACGGTTGGGCTGCACAGGCGGAATGTGGCCAGTCATGGGCGCAACGGCTCCCGGATCCCGGCTAGCTGACGCTTTCTTCTTCCAGATGCAGCTTCATCTCGATCAGAACCTGTTGCAGCAAGCTGGTTTCTTTCAGCAGCCGTTTGGCTTCGTTGACCGTGATGATTCCGTCTTCGATTGCGGCCTGATATTCGGTCATCAGCATTGCGAATCTTTGGCTGAGTGCGATGACATCCGAATTCACACCACCGGTGCGCGGTGTTTCAGTATTGCGGTCGCTGTAGGACAACGTGATGTTTTTCAAATCCGCCAGGGCCGACGTCACATGCGGGTAAGTCGCCGCGTTTTCAAGGCGGGCCACCGCATCCACGGGCATGAACCTGTCTGCGTGTTCGGCATTGTCGGAGTAATACCGGCCCAAAGTGGCCTTGGATTTCCCGGTAATCTCGCACGCGGCCTCGATTCCGACGTCCTTGACCAGCGCTTCTGTGTGTTTTTTCAGATAGGCCCCGATATCTGCCATTGTTTTACCTTTGTTACCTGCAAACGCCTACCCGTTGTCCAAACAGGGGAAAGCGTGGGTAAATTTCCCATAACCAAGTCATAATTGAAATGTCATACATTGGCTATCCCTCAGATATGCGGGGGATTTTGTGAGTGAGTGGCGGCAGTTCAAGCCGGTAATGAGTGTTTGCAGGGTGATATTGTTAAACCTTGCTGCGTTTTGGCCACATGTTGGCCGACGGCGTCGCTGTTGCAGATGTGGGGGTTCCATCCCCTAGAGCGTAGCTCGGCCTCTGCGAACGCAACGGCGACGTCGCTCCATCAAAACGATTGATATCTTGTTCCTTTTCCCCAAGCGTTTTAGACCCGCGTCATGGCAAAGCTGTACTTCAACTATTCAACCATGAACGCGGGGAAATCGACCGTGTTGCTGCAAGCCTCGCACAACTATCGCGAGCGCGGGATGCAGACCTACCTGATGACCGCAGCCATTGACGGAAGGGCGGGTGCCGGACGGATCGCATCGCGCATCGGCATCTCGGAGGAGGCTGATACCTTCACGCCCGGCGACGACGTCTTTGCGATGATCCGAAATCGTCTGAACGAAGGTCCCGTAACCTGCGTGTTCATCGACGAGGCCCAGTTCCTGTCCGAAGCGCAGGTCTGGCAATTGGCGCGCGCCGTCGACGATCTGGACGTACCGGTGCTGGCCTACGGGCTGCGGGTGGATTTTCAGGGCAAGCTGTTTCCGGGATCAGCGGCGCTGCTGGCGCTGGCCGATGAGATGCGTGAAGTCCGCACCATTTGCAAATGCGGGCGCAAGGCCACGATGGTGATACGTCAGGACGAAAACGGCAACGCCATCACCGAAGGTGCCCAAGTGCAGATCGGTGGCAACGAGACCTATGTTTCGCTTTGCCGCAAACACTGGCGCGAGGCGGTGGGCGACTAGACCGGGTTGGGCAACGCCTCGCCCGCCACAAAGGCCGCCACGTTATCCAGGGCCATGTGTCCCATGCTGCTGCGCACCTCTTCGGTGGCCGTGCCCAGATGGGGCAGCAGGGTGACGTTTTCCATTTCACAAAGGGCCTGGGGTACTTCGGGTTCGAACTCGTAGACATCCAGCCCGGCCCCGGCAATCTGACCCGATTGCAGCGCCGCGATCAGGGCCGCTTCGTCCACGACCTCGCCCCGCGCGATATTGACCAGAATGGCCGAAGGTTTCATCGCCTGAAGAACCTGCGCATCGATCAGGTGTCGGGTTTCTGCACCGCCGGGAACGGCGAGCACAAGGAAATCGACCGACGCGGCGAGTGTTTCAAGGTCAGGTGTGAACTCGGCCGGAAAGTCCAGTTGCTTGGCGCTTCGGGATTGATAGGCCACCTGCATTTCGAAACCGAAATGGCACCGGCGCGCGATGGCCTGCCCGATACGGCCCATCCCGACGATACCGACGCGTTTGCCCGTGACATGATGGCCCAGCATCTGCGTGGGATGCCAACCCTGCCATTGGCCTGCGCGGACCAGCCGTTCGCCTTCGCCCGCACGCCGGGCCGTGCTCAACAGCAGGGTCATGGCGATATCCGCCGTGGCGTCGGTGACTGCGCCGGGCGTGTTGGTCACTTCGACGCCTGCTGCGCGCGCGGCCTCGACATCGATGTGGTTGTAGCCGACACCGAAATTGGCCAGGAGCTTGCACCGAGGCGCGCCTGCATCCGTAAATATCCGAGCCGAAAACTGATCGCCCAGCGTGGGCACGACCACGTCGAAATCCGTCAGAGCCGACAGCATTTCCTGTCGCGACATGGGCGCCGTAACTTTGCGAATCTCTACGTCGAACGCGGCGCGGGCGCGGGCCTCGACTGCCGGCGTCATCGGGCGCGTGATCAGCAATTTCATCAGTGCATCCGCCCGCCTGTCGGAACTCGGCCGTCGGGGCCGATCAGAACAATCTCGCCGTTTTCATCGGGCAGACCCAGCACCAGAACCTCGGACATGAACCTGCCGATCTGGCGAGGGGGGAAATTGACCACGGCCATGACCTGTTTGCCCACCAGAGTCGATGGATCATAATGCGCGGTGATCTGGGCCGACGTTTTGCGTTCACCGATCTCATCACCGAAATCAATCCACATCTTGATCGCGGGTTTGCGGGCTTCGGGATAAGGTTCGGCGCGGATCACCTCACCCACGCGGATATCGACCTTGAGAAAGTCGTCGAAAGAAATCTCACTCACGTGACAGCTCCTTGGATCGGTCGGTTGCGGCCTTGACGGCACGGTGCAGCAAGTCAGGGAAGCCGCGTTCTTCATGCATCAGCACCTCAAGCGCGGCCTGGGTCGTGCCGTTCGGCGAGGTTACGTTGATCCGCAGTTGTGACGGATCCTCATCAGCGGCCATCGCCAGTGCGCCGGCTCCGGCCACCGTCGATTTGGCCAGTTTCATCGCAAGGTCATGCGGTAGACCCTGCGCCTCGCCTGCTTTGGCAAGCGTTTCAATCAGATGGAACACATAGGCAGGACCGGATCCGCTGAGGCCGGTGACCGCATCCATCTGCGCCTCATCCGTCAACAGAACCGTTTCGCCAATGGCCGAGAGCAGGTTTTCCGCAAGCGTCAGATCATCAGAGGATGCGTTTGAATTCCCGATCAGCGCGGTGATGCCCTGACGGATGGCGGCGGGGGTGTTGGGCATGGCACGAATGATCGGCGTATCGCTGCCCAGAACAGATTCGAAGGTGGCAATCGAGGTGCCCGCCGCGACCGAAACAAACAGCGTGCTGCCACCGCCCAGCGCCTGAATGGCGGGCAAGGCCTCGCCCATCATCTGCGGCTTGACCGCGACCAACACCACGGCGGGGGCTTCGGGCAAGGGTGTGTTGATGTTGACGCCCTGCGCTTTCAACCAGTCGGATGGGTGCGGATCGATCACCCAAACGGACGCTGGCGGGAGGCCGTGTTCCAGCCATCCCGCCAGCATTGCGGACCCCATCTTTCCGCACCCCAGAAGCACAAGCCCCTGTTCGGCCACACGCGTCATGTCCATTTGCCCCTCCCGCGTTACATATCGGTTCGGGGCAAAGCTTTACGCCCGGCCGTAGGCCTCTGCAATGGCCACTTGCATGGCTTCTTCTGGTCCTCGATTGCCCCAGGTGACCAGTTGGATGGCCGGATAGTACCGCTCTGCGCTCATGACGGCGGCGGTGATCATCGTGTCGATCTGTTCGGCGCTGGCTGTCTGCCCGCCTGCAAGGACCAGCCCATACCGGTACACCATCAGCTTCTGGTTCGCCCAATAGGTAAAGGCACCTGCCCAGCACTGATCATTCATCTTGTTGAGCAGCTCATAGAGCTGCATTTCCCGCTCGGCCGGCGGTTCCATTTCGAACGAGCACACCATCCGCAGCGTTTCGTCATAGTTGGACCAGGCGAGTGTGATCGAATACGTCCGCCACTGGCCTTCGACGGCCATGGCGATCTGATCGTCCCCAATGCGGTCAAAATCCCAGTCGTGATGTTCGGCCAGATGTTCAACAATGTCGATCGGATGAATGTCTTCTTCGAGATACTGCTCGGAAAGGGCCATAATGCCACCTCACTAATCTCTAGCATTTCGGGGCTGGCAGCGCCCCAGCGCTAGTTGCCTGCTCTACAAACCGGGCTTCCCCCATAGGCCTGTACTAAATATGGTGCGATGTGGCGTTGGTTCTGGCAACCCTATTTGTTGGGGATAACAGCAATAAGTTGTGGACAGAAGGCAACGGGGATCAAAATATTGGATGTCGGGTCAGCTTTGTCTTGATTTAATCCCGCGATGCGTCAGAATGCACGGCACCGCACAATCCCGGCTGGATTGCGCGGCGTAAGAGTTTGTCCAAAATTGTGAAAACAGGGAACGCCCGGGGCGTCACTTGTCCTGTTTTGCCTCAAGCGCGGCAATGCGGGCTTCGAGTGCGGCGTTTTCTTCGCGCGCTTTCTGGGCCATGGCGCGGACGGCATCGAATTCTTCGCGGGTGACGAAATCGCGGTCGGCAAGCCAGCGGTCGATCATCGACTTCATCGCGTTTTCGGCCTCTTCCCGCGCGCCCTGCGCGACACCCATGGCGTTTGTCATCAGTTGGGACACGTCGTCCAGGATCTTGTTGCGGGTTTGCATATCTTTACTCCGGTATCGCGGTTGAACTCTATATGGGGAAAGATTGCCGCAGGCTCAAGGTTGACTTGCCCCGCAAACCCCGGGCAATGAGACGCACATGCAGGCTGTTCTGAATTTCCCCGATCTGTCGCCCGAACTGTTCTCGATCTCGCTGTTCGGGATGGAGTTCGCGTTGAGGTGGTATGCGCTGGCCTATATCGCGGGCATCCTGATTGCGTGGCGGCTGGCGGTCGTGGCGTTGCGCCTCCCTGCCCTGTGGCCAGCCGGCGGTCCGCCGATGAAACCGGACCAACTGGAAGATCTGGTCACCTGGATCATTCTGGGCGTGATCCTGGGCGGGCGGCTGGGTTTCGTGCTGTTTTACCAACCCGGCTATTACCTGTCGCACCCGTTTGAGATCTTGAAGGTCTGGCAAGGCGGCATGGCGTTTCATGGGGGGCTGCTGGGCGTGATCCTGGCCTCGTACCTGTTTGCCCGGCGCCATCGGATCCCGGCCCTGTCACTGGGCGATCTGGTTGCTTACACCGTGCCACCCGGCCTGCTGCTGGGACGGCTGGCCAATTTCGTCAATGCCGAGCTGTGGGGCCGCCCGAGCGAGCTGCCATGGGCCGTCATCTTTCCCGGTTTTGCCGCACAGGACTGCCCCGGCGTGGTTGCGGGAATGTGCGCCCGACATCCCTCGCAGTTGTACGAAGCGGCGCTGGAAGGTGTTTTGCTGGGCGCGCTGTTGCTGTGGCTGGTCTATCGACGCGGCGCGTTTCACAAACCGGGCTTTGTCATGGGCACGTTTCTGGCGGGATACGGCGCATCGCGCTTTATTGTTGAATTCTTCCGCCAGCCCGATGCGCAGTTCGTGTCGCCCGGCAATCCGCTGGGGCTTGCATGGCATGTGGGCGGATATGGTCTGACCATGGGGCAGATCCTGTCGCTGCCCATGATCGCGCTTGGCCTGTGGTTTGTCCTGTGCGCAGGGCGGGCAAAATGAGCCTGACCGATCACCTGATCGCCCGCATCCGACAGGATGGACCGATGAGCGTGGCCGATTACATGGCCGAATGTCTTCTGCATCCCACGCTGGGCTATTACACGACGCGTGATCCGCTGGGGGCTGCCGGGGATTTCACCACGGCACCGGAAATCAGCCAGATGTTTGGAGAACTGATCGGGCTGTGCCTTGCGCAATGCTGGATGGATCAGGGCCGTCCCGCGCCATTCACCCTGTGCGAATTGGGGCCCGGG contains:
- a CDS encoding D-glycerate dehydrogenase, coding for MKLLITRPMTPAVEARARAAFDVEIRKVTAPMSRQEMLSALTDFDVVVPTLGDQFSARIFTDAGAPRCKLLANFGVGYNHIDVEAARAAGVEVTNTPGAVTDATADIAMTLLLSTARRAGEGERLVRAGQWQGWHPTQMLGHHVTGKRVGIVGMGRIGQAIARRCHFGFEMQVAYQSRSAKQLDFPAEFTPDLETLAASVDFLVLAVPGGAETRHLIDAQVLQAMKPSAILVNIARGEVVDEAALIAALQSGQIAGAGLDVYEFEPEVPQALCEMENVTLLPHLGTATEEVRSSMGHMALDNVAAFVAGEALPNPV
- a CDS encoding beta-ketoacyl-ACP synthase III, with the translated sequence MYTPAITGTGVFTPQNVITNAELVEAFNAYADKQNAKNAEAIAAGQMEPMQHSSEEFIVKASGIENRYVMDKSGVLDPDVMHPLLRQRSDDEPGIMTEMAVDACNKALAQAGRTAADVDLVICAASNHERAYPAIAIEIQQELGIDGFGFDMNVACSSATFGIQAAADMVRSGSVRAALVVNPEICSGHLEWRDRDCHFIFGDVATATLIERIEDAKGPHFEILSTRCATAFSNNIRNNNGFLRRSRPDGLTDRRDMQFTQNGRKVFKEVLPMVSKHISDHMNAEGVGNSDLKRLWLHQANKTMNDFIGKKVLGREPEPGEQPNILQDYANTSSAGSIIAFSKYSDDLQEGDLGLICSFGAGYSVGSVIVKRHA
- a CDS encoding YbjN domain-containing protein; the protein is MALSEQYLEEDIHPIDIVEHLAEHHDWDFDRIGDDQIAMAVEGQWRTYSITLAWSNYDETLRMVCSFEMEPPAEREMQLYELLNKMNDQCWAGAFTYWANQKLMVYRYGLVLAGGQTASAEQIDTMITAAVMSAERYYPAIQLVTWGNRGPEEAMQVAIAEAYGRA
- the proC gene encoding pyrroline-5-carboxylate reductase, which gives rise to MDMTRVAEQGLVLLGCGKMGSAMLAGWLEHGLPPASVWVIDPHPSDWLKAQGVNINTPLPEAPAVVLVAVKPQMMGEALPAIQALGGGSTLFVSVAAGTSIATFESVLGSDTPIIRAMPNTPAAIRQGITALIGNSNASSDDLTLAENLLSAIGETVLLTDEAQMDAVTGLSGSGPAYVFHLIETLAKAGEAQGLPHDLAMKLAKSTVAGAGALAMAADEDPSQLRINVTSPNGTTQAALEVLMHEERGFPDLLHRAVKAATDRSKELSRE
- a CDS encoding thymidine kinase; this translates as MAKLYFNYSTMNAGKSTVLLQASHNYRERGMQTYLMTAAIDGRAGAGRIASRIGISEEADTFTPGDDVFAMIRNRLNEGPVTCVFIDEAQFLSEAQVWQLARAVDDLDVPVLAYGLRVDFQGKLFPGSAALLALADEMREVRTICKCGRKATMVIRQDENGNAITEGAQVQIGGNETYVSLCRKHWREAVGD
- a CDS encoding accessory factor UbiK family protein; amino-acid sequence: MQTRNKILDDVSQLMTNAMGVAQGAREEAENAMKSMIDRWLADRDFVTREEFDAVRAMAQKAREENAALEARIAALEAKQDK
- a CDS encoding tRNA-binding protein, which encodes MSEISFDDFLKVDIRVGEVIRAEPYPEARKPAIKMWIDFGDEIGERKTSAQITAHYDPSTLVGKQVMAVVNFPPRQIGRFMSEVLVLGLPDENGEIVLIGPDGRVPTGGRMH
- the lgt gene encoding prolipoprotein diacylglyceryl transferase, yielding MQAVLNFPDLSPELFSISLFGMEFALRWYALAYIAGILIAWRLAVVALRLPALWPAGGPPMKPDQLEDLVTWIILGVILGGRLGFVLFYQPGYYLSHPFEILKVWQGGMAFHGGLLGVILASYLFARRHRIPALSLGDLVAYTVPPGLLLGRLANFVNAELWGRPSELPWAVIFPGFAAQDCPGVVAGMCARHPSQLYEAALEGVLLGALLLWLVYRRGAFHKPGFVMGTFLAGYGASRFIVEFFRQPDAQFVSPGNPLGLAWHVGGYGLTMGQILSLPMIALGLWFVLCAGRAK